The Morganella morganii sequence AAGTGGATAAATACGGGCAGTATGTCGGCGGCCCGATGTATTACATCAAAAACGGCCTCGGCCCGAAATGGGTCTGGCTGGGAACACTGTTTGCGGTATTCGGTGCCTGTGCCGGGTTCGGTATCGGGAACACGGTTCAGGCCAACTCGGTGGCGGATGTGCTGGAGAGTAACTTCGGCATCAATAAATGGGTGACCAGCGTGGCGCTGGTGCTGCTGGTCGGTGCGGTACTGATTGGCGGGATCCGCCGTATCTCAGACGTGGCCGGTAAACTGGTACCGTTTATGACCGTCGGCTACTTTGGTGCCGGTCTTGTGGTGCTCGCGCTGAATATCAGTGAAATTCCGGCGGCGTTTTCCCTCATTATTACTTCTGCCTTTACACCGGTGGCGGCACAGGGCGGGTTTGCCGGGGCGACCGTCTGGGCGGCTATCCGTTTCGGGGTGGCGCGCGGCGTATTCTCCAACGAGGCGGGTCTGGGCAGTGCGCCGATAGCGCATGCTGCCGCGAAAACCCAGAACCCGATCCGTCAGGGGCTGATCGCCATGCTCGGTACCTTTATTGACACCATTATTGTCTGCTCGGTAACCGGCCTGACCATTGTCATTATGGGCGGCTGGCTGACAGCGGAAACCGGTGCCACACTGACCGCTTCCTCTTTCAAAGCGGCGATTCCGGGCGGAAACTATATTGTGGCGATTGCACTGACGATTTTTGCCTTCACTACAATCCTCGGCTGGAGTTTTTACGGTGAGAAGTGCGTCCAGTATCTGTTCGGCGTGAAGGCGATTAAGGTTTTCCGTGTGCTGTGGCTGATAGCACTACCAATTGGCGCCACACAGTCTCTGGAGTTTGTCTGGCTGCTGGCGGATACCCTGAATGCCATGATGGCGATCCCGAACCTGATAGCACTGATCTTATTAAGCCCGGTGGTATACCGTCTGACGCGTGACCACATCCGGGATGTTAATGCGGACAGTATTGATATGGCGAATGAGTTATATCAGAAGAAATAACGGTGGGAATTGTAAATAACGGGCAGGAAACTGCCCGTTATTTTTCTGATGCAGCAACTGATGTGATGATCAGGGTTGCAGCCAGAACAGGCCGCTGCCGTCCAGAGCGGTAAAGGTTTTATGCAGCATCAGGCTGTCTGCCTGCGGATCGAGCTCAGGAAACAGTGCCGGATGCAGCATTTTGGCAATAGCTTCCACCGCAATAATATTGAATGGAGTGTCATAGTATTGCTGATACAGTGCCAGTACCTGTTTCTGCTGATACGCCGTGAGATACTGCAGTTTCGGCCGTGCCATCAGTTTTTCCAGTGCCGGTACAGCCCGCTCCTCAGAGCCGGTATAGCCGAGCGGTACTGAAGCACTGCCTTTGCGGGTATTTTCCCAGTCGGCGACGGTCATCAGATAAAACTGCGGGTCAGCGGCAATAATCTGTTCTTCACTCACCTCACCGCCCATACCGTTTTTAAACCAGTCTGCACCGAGGTTATGACCTCCCGCAGCGGCAACAAACTCCCCGAAGTTACCGTTACCAAAGGTTTTACAACAGCTGTTTTCCCCGGCAAGACCCGCCGCTCGTTCAATAAAGACTGTGGGCTTTTTGTCTTCCGGAATATTTGCAACCCGCGAGCGGATAAGATCCAGCCGCTCGCGGTAAAAATCATTAAATGCTGCCGCCTGTTTTTCCTGCCCGAAGACCTGCCCCAAAAGCGTCA is a genomic window containing:
- a CDS encoding alanine/glycine:cation symporter family protein — translated: MDLITEWLGALNGVVWGVPMLVGILGVGLYMQIRLGFLPIRKLGTGFRLLFQRNESRGEGQISPFNALMTALSATIGTGNIAGVATAVVMGGPGALFWMWMTALVGMATKYSEAVLAVRYREVDKYGQYVGGPMYYIKNGLGPKWVWLGTLFAVFGACAGFGIGNTVQANSVADVLESNFGINKWVTSVALVLLVGAVLIGGIRRISDVAGKLVPFMTVGYFGAGLVVLALNISEIPAAFSLIITSAFTPVAAQGGFAGATVWAAIRFGVARGVFSNEAGLGSAPIAHAAAKTQNPIRQGLIAMLGTFIDTIIVCSVTGLTIVIMGGWLTAETGATLTASSFKAAIPGGNYIVAIALTIFAFTTILGWSFYGEKCVQYLFGVKAIKVFRVLWLIALPIGATQSLEFVWLLADTLNAMMAIPNLIALILLSPVVYRLTRDHIRDVNADSIDMANELYQKK
- a CDS encoding ABC transporter substrate-binding protein; the protein is MKRIFHAAGRFPALIITLCAALAALFPLNATAELITVTDIAGRTVTVNAPVSRIMLADSRVLVALNILHPSEPLKGIAAWDDALTKKAPDLRMAYEKQFPQLKDIPVFPNPYTSDFSVEKALTYQPDLVIFDTGLQSKLTESGTLDLLEKSGIPVIFIDFRQYPLQNTMPSMTLLGQVFGQEKQAAAFNDFYRERLDLIRSRVANIPEDKKPTVFIERAAGLAGENSCCKTFGNGNFGEFVAAAGGHNLGADWFKNGMGGEVSEEQIIAADPQFYLMTVADWENTRKGSASVPLGYTGSEERAVPALEKLMARPKLQYLTAYQQKQVLALYQQYYDTPFNIIAVEAIAKMLHPALFPELDPQADSLMLHKTFTALDGSGLFWLQP